TTTATTACTTGCCCTTGCTTTCCTTTTAATTTATTTACTGTGGACAATGCAGAAACTCATTGTTATTGGTGCATTGTAATTGCATCTGAAACAAGTTCTATTAACTTCCCAATTTCTAAGTTTTGTGTGTCAATGGTGTAAAGGAGACTGTTGATCTTTCTTTCTTAACTATTTTACACAAGTGTACACTTAACCAAAGCTAATGGGTACTTTTGAGAACTGGATAGCTTTGTCCTGCTCAGTGCATCAATGCTCTGCTGCAACTTCAGTTTTTCTGTCTCAAATTTGGTAGTGTTCTGCAAGTTATGACTTCGGTTGTTCTCTAACTTTATGCTGTTTCATTCTTCTATGAAATTACAGAACTAATACAGGATAATTGTGAAAGAAAAGGAGCATGTCAACAACATCTTACTAGTTGTTCCAAGTAGAATAGGTGAATTCAAATAATGAAGTCCTTGTTTAGGTAGGACGTAGGAGTACTAAATTTTTTGATCAACAAGCACCAAGATCATAACATGATATGCAGTAATTACTCCTTGTGAGTAAATTTTTGGAACCTAGAACATTGGAACCTAGAACCATTTAAATGCCCAGAATAACTAACTAGTATGTTAGCTAATAAAGTAATGAGCTCTAGTAGAGGTCATTCAGgtcattcttttctttctttgcaatTTCAGGAATTCCAGGTCTTCATACTGCATGCAATAAAGctttgagagagaaaagaaaaatgtCTACCCAAATAAAGGTCTTTGGCCTTCCAAAGCATTTTCACTATGTACTTGAGTATTTCCTCTAGTACGTCATTAATTCTCCTCTCTTAGTCCATACTTAATCAAATGGTCTGATGCTCATACATATCCATGTAGTAACAAGGTCAAGCTTTTTGTGTCCGTAAGATTTTGTTCTCGAGTATTTTGTTGACCTGATATCtccctaatattttttttttgctttattttcaTTCTAACAAACCTGGACACATCAAGGAACTTCATGGTTATAAGCCCCAAGCTGCTCTTTGGCCACCAATTTTCGGCATTTGTTAGATATTGTGTGAGTCATTTACAATCAGTTTTTGCCCCTCTTTAAAGTTGACAGAGAACAGAAATAGCTATTAATTGATATTGTGGTtaggttgaagaaagcaaaataaATTCTTAGACAAACACCTATTTGGCAAGAGCTAAAGCAAGATTTAGAATGAGATCCTCCTAGGGGTCCTGCATCAAAGGTTCCAAAGCTGGTCCTCTTGTTAAAACTTCCTAGGAGCATgtaaaactagacttgtaaataGATTGGATATAATCCAGTCAGATCCAAAATCTGATCTGATATAGGTGGTTCTTGATGGACATTttaatacaatgtttcaatccacttATTCAATTATAATCAGATTGGATACGACATCAGCCCCATCGTATAATAGATCCAATCAACTTATTGTTTACGTGCACCAAAATGAGTAGATTGGATATTTCATAATTGGATATTTCATAATAGATCTGATATAGGTGGTTCTTGATGGACATTttaatacaatgtttcaatccacttTTTAGAATAAAAAAAGTCTCAAAACCTCCCATGCAAGAAAGAATTTCTGTTGACATTGACATGTCCTCTATTCTTTCGGTTTACATTTGATCATCTTCTTATAATAAGTTCCTTGATCTTTGTTACTTCCATTGGATATACGACTACCAGTGGACAAAGTATCTTTCCCAGATTTATTAATTGTTTCAACTTCATCTGTGGCTTACACCTTCCAAAAATATTAATTACTTAACAAAAAAAAGGGCATTTCTTTTGTATCATTGCCCCTAATTTTGCCCACTAAGATGAGTTTTATTTGATCTTTGAAGGAAGGATATTGCATTTCTCTATGTATTGTTTGACTTTTCACTATTAAGGTCTGAGTTTATTTTTGTTCAACATTAGCAAAAGTCCACCCATGTGGATTAGTGGAatatcatgatctttgatatcatGTAGCTTTCTCATTGAACACTTGAACACCTCATTTCATTTACTGTCTCGTGGACCCTTATTCATTTTCACTGATATTTCCTTTTTTAATTCTCTCAAATAGTTCTTTTTGTCTTTATGACCTTTGAACACTCCATTTCATTTATTATTCCATGGACCCTTATTCAATTTTACTgatgtttctttttttgtttttcattcTCTCAAATAGTTCTTTTTGTCTTTATGACCTTGCTATCGTATTGATACTCTTTTATATGGTTTCTCTGGTTATCATTCTAAGAGTTTATTTCATTCTTGTAACAGTTTTTTGACGGCTTCTTTACGCAGCCATGCTCAAAGAAGGGAATTCTCTGGCTCAGGAACCAATTGCAAGCCTTTTTTGCTATCCAAATGTGGAACAACTGATGATTTTGATTCACTGCTTCCTGTCGATGAAATCTCTCCAACTAGCCCAAACACAGTGAAAAGCTTTGGTGACAGTCAACTAGAATTTTTCAATTACCAGCACAGCATATTGATCTTGCATCTTCTTGCTACACTGATGTTTCTACCATCACTAGTTGCCTGGTTGCAGGTATGGGATCTCATAGTTCTTTTCTAGCTACTGATTGGCATCTCATTGTCTTAAAAATTTCGTGAAAAATTAACTGAGAAGGATTGCCTACTTGAACTTACCATTATGCTAGCACAACAGTGAACTTTTCATTTTTAACTCTTAAAAGTTTTGAATTTGCCAGGACATGCATTGCAATTTACATGACAGACATGTCAGGTTTCTTCTAGATTGTTTTCTTCTGTGAAAATTTCCGTGCATTAAGCTTAAGTTGCAACACAATATAAATCACCAAGAGTCCCTTGGTCTTTGCTGGGAAGCTACACCtaattatctaataatatatattttttaatgttttCTCTTAATTCCACATGTCTACCTCAACATATCTATCTCAACGATCCATAAAGTATTACTGAACtaaaaattttcttatatattttttctttcaatttaaattttaaagtacCCAATGATTATACAAAACTCCTGATGCCCTCTCCATTTTAACTACCCATTTTTACTCATTGAATAGTAAATCTCTTCATTTTGTTGAATTACCATTCCAAgatatctaaaattttatttatcaaaatttattgTTCATTTGACTTAATTATATTCTTAGGTTTACTCCTTGTATTAATTACTAAGATTgtatatctcatatattcagtCTTAGCTTTACATAATCTATACCCTTTAGTTTCTTAGGATTATTTTTATTACTCAAAGTAGAATTAGTTTCATGTAAGCGCTCATCAAGTAATACAAATATATCAGCAAATAAGATACATCAAGCAGAGGTCTATCTTATATATGACTAGAAAGTTCATCCATTTTTTAGCTTGTATATGTTTTTTATTAACAAGAATAGTCTCGTGGCTTCTCTTATGCTATTATAATGTTTTGTAGTTTATACTTGCTTATATTTTTCATCATATGAAGTTTCTTTTGGCTTGTCAAAGATTTACTTGTTCTCTCCTGCATCTCTTATATTTCTCAACATTTGTTCCAGAGAATTGGGATGGGCCAGAGCTTCCCTTGGCTTATCGATTCTGTTCTATGCATGGGTGTCATTCTGCATGGTCTTTGTGGATCGAGGCCAGATGTGAACTCTATTTATTTGCCCTTACAGGGCAGTCATGGTCGCGAAGTTGGCTTTGGCCTTGTGTATTTTCTTGCTGGGTATTTTACTTTCTTGAACACCCTTGTTTCGACCCCTTACAGAGCATTCTACGCCATGGCGGCTATAGGAACCATATCTTGCATTTTGAAGAGTATTGATAAAAGGAATAGAGAAAGAGGAGACATTCATTCTAGAAGTAGGCGGAGACATTCTCATAAACACTAACTACCGACTTCCCAATGGTTTGAAAGAAGTATCATATGGTGCGTGCATGTTAGTTGCTTTCTGGATGGATGTCTGCGGTACAACTTACAGAACAACTAGCTGCCATGGTCATGACACTGTATGAGCTACAATTCCCCCAGTTTTGATGTGGGACAAGAAAGAAGCagcattgtttttctttttctaaatTTTGGGAAGCACATCCATCCATTCCCAAAGTAAGAAATTATCACATGTAATTTGCTGCATTTTCAAAGCAAATTCGAATGCGTCATTTTTATAGGCTTTATATGCCAGTTAAGTAATGGAACTTGCTCCAGTCAATTTATTGGTAAGCTTTTTGTATGTGGTACTGAGATCCGTTGTTGCAAAATGTAATGCTTTTTTAAACCCTTTGCTGTGGTCCCTCCAAAGCGCTTGACAAATTCTTTACTATTCTTCTTTACTGAGTCCAGAATTTTCCATGTCACCACCTTCAGTATTGCTTTTGTGGTCTTTCTCGCCTTGAGCTTTCTTCAATCGAAGTATGATTTGCTTAATGAAgttttgttttcctcctttttttaTGCTGTCTTCTGCCCGTTAATAAGGTGCAAATCTTGCAATGCTTACTCATTTTATAGTTCTTAAGAGGAAATCCGTGCAAAGGCAGGCAGGTGCCAAACATGCCCTGGATCTAGAATTTTTTGTGAACACAAGTCTTTGTATAAGTGCAATTAGTCAGATGCATCCTTACTCAGGTAACTGAAACTAAATGGTCTCCAAAAGCTACATCTCatgttttctcctcctttttttttttttttagctatGCAAAATGAACATGATCCAATGCAAAACCCATCACCTTATATATTTAAAGCAGGGGTATGTATTGATCTATCTGATAGATCTAGACATGGATCGTCCTATACCTATAAAGGTACTTAACGTCCAAAGAAGATAAGTCCATTATCCTTTTCTTATTTAATTTTGTTTATtaaaatgaaataatttatattagggCTAATCAAAAGGCTCTAATTTAGGTTTtttattttctgaaaattttttgattatttttttaaagattttttggCATACACCTATGTACTAATAATATGATACATCTTCCAACTTAACGCAACTTGCAGATTAAGGTATCTCGATATTGGACACTTTCTGCCACAATTAATTGTTCCTCTCTTTTTCGTTGCGTCTTATTATGATGCATAATTAAGAGATTTGATACACCGCAAACGCTATAAATATATGATTCAAATATGGGTCATGCTTTTAAGACGTAACATAATGTCATATAATATGTTGAGCcggcttattttataaaataattctttaaccaatttgtattttcttataAGTAATATATAAAGACTGCATTATAGACGAACCTTTTAATATTGTCTACTTCTTTAAAGCGATAATATACAAATAAGAAAATtagttataatttttttagagaaatatatttttattcttttagaTCGTGGGTGGTACGAACGAACTCAACCAACCAAAGTCTGACATGTATTGGGCAAAAAGCGAGCGGTCTACAGTTACGCCAGCGTCAAAAGTAGTCAGTCGGATTCAACCCTGGAAGAACTAATTGGACGACACGCGTTGTTCCACCTATTGGATGCAAGAAATCCTCCCCCGTCGGTTGATTGGATGCAAAAGGGCGGCGATGACTTCGCGGGAAGCCGGGGCGAGATAGACTGTTACAGGTATGGATTCATGCCCGAATTCTTGAATTAGGGATTGTGCTTCGAGATTTGCTACAAGCATCCGAAGAGCGCGGTGGGGAATTCCCATTTCCTaagtcgctctctctctctctctctctctctctctctctcgtgtatgCCTTGCGTCGATCTTCGAGGACTCCACGTGGGTTTTCGATGCGAGACGGTCCTTTTTTGTGTACATTAATTCAGTCGTAGCGAGATTTCGATGCGTAAAACGGTGACGGTAGATGAGCCACCTCGTTCCCATCTTTCTCATGATTCCCAAAAACATTTCTCATTCCAATTCCAACTCGACGCTGCCTTGTGTGGTTCCGCTTTATTCTCGCCCCCTTGTCTTTTTTTCCCCGGATATCGGATGCGAAGGCAGGAAAATTAGGGTTCTAGATTCCCCCAATTACTgtttcattttgattttattCATTCATTTTGATCGTCTCATTAAGATTccaattactttttttttattctacTGCTAAAAATTTGGATTTCCCTCCCCTCTATTCATGTGAGATCTTTCTGTCGCTATATCTTGTTTATTCTATCCATTCGTCTTTATGCTTGGAATCCAATTTGTTGTACGTAATCGATTAGTGGTTGGGTTGAATTGTTATTCCTTCCTGCATATTCTTTAAAATGAAGCTTTTTGTTCACGTCATTGAGGCCCGTGGTCTTCCTGTAATGAATATGAATGGGTCATGTGATCCCTATGTGAGATTGCAGCTTGGCGGTCGTAGGTCGAAAACTAAGGTCATCAAAAAGAACTTGAACCCTTTTTGGGATGAAAAGTTCAGCTTCCTTGTCGGGGAACTCAGTGAAGAGCTTACTGTCTCAGTTCTCAACGAAGATAAGTACTTTAATAATGATTTCTTGGGGAAGGTGAAGGTGTCATTGTTGAAGGTCTTGGACGCTGAAAACCTATCCCTGGGGACGGCCTGGTACCAGCTGCAACCCAAGAATAAGAAGTCGAAGAACAAAAAAAGGGGTAATATGCCGATTATCCTTCTCTGTTCTATGGATGTTATTCTCTAGCTGGAATTATTTCAGTTTAGTTAGCTCCAGCTTTCCCTCTCCTGATCATGTCTCTCCTCCCTTTCTTGGCTTACATATGGATTCTCTGGTTCCTGGTTCAGGTTCCAACATGTGGGGCCCTGGATATTAGTTCTTTTTCACTCGTTTAGTTGTATGAATTTAGTTTCTTAAAATGCTCAGATGTTCTTGATAGCTTGTAACCGTGTCAAGTCTCTATATCGTAGATGAATGAAAAGAGGCAAATATTAGGCGACCAAAGTTGTAAATGATATATAGTGAAAATGGATCATGAAATGGTTTTTGTGAATTCCAGATACAAATGTTCTTTCTTTACTGAATACCTATAACTGTACTAGTTGTTATTGCACATGTTTAGTCAAACATATGCATATATTAATCAAGTAACTATTATCTGTTTATCTTGCATTTAAAATGAAACAATTGTAGATCAACAATTAAAAAATGATCTCCATTTACAGTTTCAATCGGTAAATTAGATTTAGTTTTAGCAAGTTCAGCAGCACATGCTCCAGCTTTGGTTGTTTTGTTAGAAGAAAAATAATAGAACAGGGGAAGGATAACCCGACACATGCAGATGTTAGTGTCTGGGAGTTCTCTAATCTTCATTGTATTGATAAGATTAAGTGTATAAACGGTGTCATTTATGCTTTCCTGGCTCATCTCAAAACATAATGATTTTCACTCGATGTCATTATGATCAGATAGAAATTTGTACCATGACGTAGTTCTTTTAGCGCAGGAGGCATATGCATGCAATATTTAATGGTACTAATTATTTAATTTGTCCCACTTGTAGGGGAAATTTGTCTCACCATACAATTGTCCCCAAGAAATACTATCTTAGATGATTCTTCTATTGTCTCACAAGCACCTTCTACTGATCTTGCATCAAGTTCGGAGACCTCCCAACCGATAAGGGAAGCGCCTTTGTGTACTTCTTCTGGTGGCAAAATTGATTCAAATTCTTTGATGGATCTTGAAGAAACTAGAGCTACCAAGGAAAATAAGTCAAACACAACATCTTTTGTTGAACTATTGTCTCAGATGTTCCGTGGGAAGAATGCAGAATCTGTTCCTTTAGCTGAAAATAGGGACCTTGATTCCTTAGAACAGTCAGAAGGGACATCTACGAAAGCGGATGTATGTGCTGACTCAGCTGACAATGTACCATGTGAGAACAAATTCGAGGAACTACTGGAAACTATGGCTTCAAAATGTCTCGGGTCTGATATGCCTGGGCATCTACCTGGTGGAATATTACTTGATCAATCTTACGCTATTGCACCAGGTGATCTGAACTCCCTTCTTTTTTCACCAGATTCAAATGTTAGGAAATCTTTTGCAGAGCTTCAAGGAACTACAGATCTGCAAAGGGAACCGTGGAGGCTTCTTAATGGTGAAAGTAGTTTAAAGAGAGTGCTGACTTACACAAAAGCTGCAACTAAACTGATCAAGTCTGTGAGAGCTACAGAGGAGCAGACATATCTGAATGCAGATGGAAAACAGTTTGCAGTTTTAGCAAGCGTAAGCATTCCTGATGTTCCTTGTGGTAGCTATTTTAAGACAGAGATCCTCTATTTGATAAAGCCTGGGCCTCAGCTGCCATCAGCTAATCAATCATCACATTTGATTATATCATGGCGTTTAAACTTTCTTCAAAGTACAATGATGAAAGGCATGATTGAAAGTGGAGCAAAGCAAGGTCTTACAGAGAGTTTTGCCCAGTTTGCTGACATTCTTTCCAAGCATGTTAAACCAGTTGCTTTGGATGACTCTTCTTGCAGCATAGAGAAAAACTTGGTTCTACCAGAGATAAAACGGGAGTCTAGTTTGGGCTTGGCATTCCAGTTCCTCCGTAATTTTACAGTTCTACTCTCTCTCTTTGTAGGATTATATGTCTGTGCTCACATCCTAATAGCCAAACCTGGCACGGTTCAGGGGCTTGAGTTTGTTGGACTTGATTTGCCTGACTCCTTCACAGAACTTCTAGTGTCTGCAGTTTTGACGCTTCAAGGGCAATATGTTCTAGAAGTAATAGGACGTTTTTTGCGTGCCAGAAAACACAATGGTATGACCTGTAATCCATCACATTTTTTTCAggaatgatttttatttttattttttgtctctTAAATGCTTGATTGAGGAGCTTCTGTGAAGAATGATCAAAACAAACATTATATATGTTGAGTTTCTGATCTATGCTTGTGCTAGAATATTGCTAACAGATCAAGAATTAGATTGAAATTAAGGCCTTAAGTATACCTTCCTGTTGCTGCTGAGCCTAAAGATTATTAGCAAATTCCCTGGTATATGAATGACACGTAGGTTCTGAAGATGGACTTTCAAGTAGATGCTGTAGCAAAATATATAAGTTATTAGATTTATCGTGCCTCCTATGTTCAGGGATCCAGTAATAGAAGAAAATTGTTAACAGATCAAGAATTAGATTGAAATTAAGGCCATAAGTATAACTTCCTGTTGCTGAGCCTAAAGATTATTAGCAAATTCCCTGGCATATGAATGACACGTAGGTTCTGAAGATGGACATTCAAGTTGATTCTGTAGCAAAATATAGAAGTTATTAGATTAATCATACCTCCCATTTTCAGGGATCCAGCAATATAAGAATATGAATTTTCTGAAATTATCAGATTCTCCCTTTGCCATAGTGTAActgcaaattttacataattgttATCTTAGGTTAGATACAGTGATTCCATTTTCCATAACCATGATTTCTTTTGTCTTTGTTTGCTAAAATACAAGTTTTGGTAGTTCAGTTAGACTGTATCTATAAAGAGCATTATTACAATATTGATCAGAATTAATTCCATGTGCCTGGCCATAAAAATACTTGGACATATTATTCTGTATGTGTAACAAaaatgaaaagcattattattattattttacctgGATGGCGGAGATATGTCAAGCTATCACCAACATTCAGTCATTAGCGGATGTTATGTCCCGACTAATCTCACGACTTAGATCCCTACAGGAGGAACAGGTGACATATTTCCACAGCTTCTGTTCATTATCTAAGTTGATTGTGAAGTTCGATGACAAGCCGCATGCTCTTTTAGTCATATCGATGGGCAAGAGCATTTATGAGAATGTCCTCGTCTTTCCCTTTCCCTTTGATATTCTCGTGTCTCCGGTGGTGCTGATCGGGGGATCTTCTCATCTCTCTATATCTTCTGCCATGGAGCAAGCTGTTAGAGGCTGAGTAATAAGTGATCATGAATGTGCGATGGTGGAGATGGTGTGATCAATGGTGGTGGGGCTACTAGAGAGGCAGGTTGGAGTAGCAAGCAGGTGACGGGTCATGCAGCACCTAGGGTGTGAATTTAAGCATAGATGGATCAAGAGCAATGGTGGAAACTAGATGATTGGGAAGATGCAATGGAGATACTAATGAGGTTTTGGGAATTATCAAAATTTTCCGAGGAATGGTAATATTCGGTTAACCACCCTTTTTGCTTTCATAATGCAAGGTTTAATATTTTGATCTGGAAACTGTACCGATCCCCAGATGGGGCATACCATGTTTCTGTATTCCCTGTGCCAACTGAGGTGGGCCTGgccaaaagaagaggaggaggaggaggaggaggtggtggtggtggtggtggtgtggaggaaccggaggaggaggagaaggagaagagtgaAACAAACAAGATGTAACAACAATGAGGAGAAGGTGACAACATCAGCAGTGGAGGCTGCAAGCCAGAGAAAAGAGATGGGAAAATGGGAGGCTATCAACAGTTGCTGACAACTGTTTTCATCCAGgattaaaaagattaaaaaaatgaatTACTTGTTTCAACTGGATCGGACAAAATGGTTTGATCTATGCCCTATAGCTACATGGACCATAGTGGAC
The window above is part of the Musa acuminata AAA Group cultivar baxijiao chromosome BXJ1-1, Cavendish_Baxijiao_AAA, whole genome shotgun sequence genome. Proteins encoded here:
- the LOC135671840 gene encoding C2 and GRAM domain-containing protein At1g03370-like isoform X1, which produces MKLFVHVIEARGLPVMNMNGSCDPYVRLQLGGRRSKTKVIKKNLNPFWDEKFSFLVGELSEELTVSVLNEDKYFNNDFLGKVKVSLLKVLDAENLSLGTAWYQLQPKNKKSKNKKRGEICLTIQLSPRNTILDDSSIVSQAPSTDLASSSETSQPIREAPLCTSSGGKIDSNSLMDLEETRATKENKSNTTSFVELLSQMFRGKNAESVPLAENRDLDSLEQSEGTSTKADVCADSADNVPCENKFEELLETMASKCLGSDMPGHLPGGILLDQSYAIAPGDLNSLLFSPDSNVRKSFAELQGTTDLQREPWRLLNGESSLKRVLTYTKAATKLIKSVRATEEQTYLNADGKQFAVLASVSIPDVPCGSYFKTEILYLIKPGPQLPSANQSSHLIISWRLNFLQSTMMKGMIESGAKQGLTESFAQFADILSKHVKPVALDDSSCSIEKNLVLPEIKRESSLGLAFQFLRNFTVLLSLFVGLYVCAHILIAKPGTVQGLEFVGLDLPDSFTELLVSAVLTLQGQYVLEVIGRFLRARKHNGSDHGVKAQGDGWLLTVALIEGSNIGGAYSCGFSDPYVVFTCNGKTKTSTIKFQAANPVWNEIYEFDAMDDPPSRMEVAVYDFDGPLDEAISLGHGEVNFVKSNLSKLADIWIPLQGKFAQACQSKLRLRIFLSNSRGNGVVTDYLTKMEKEVGKKINLRSPQTNSAFQKLFGLPQEEFLINDFSCHLKRKMPLQGRLFLSSRIIGFYTNIFGHKTKFFFLWDDIDDIQVIPPSLANVGSPSMIIVLWQGRGMDAKHGAKEIDQDGRLKFHFQSFVSFNVASRTTMALWKARSLSPEQKVQLVEEESEAKHFQSEESGSCLGFEDVKTFEIFADGLPMAASFLMNIFEGGPLEQKIMHKVGCLDYSATQWQPVKLDVWQRRISYKFDGNLSRFEGEVTSTQQKFPLPNRNGWIVEEVVSLQDLLLGDCFCLLLKYRIEDLPSVSKGCSVQASLGIAWLKSTKHRKKITKNIITDTSLRLKEIFSQVEKELQDGNQIL
- the LOC135671840 gene encoding C2 and GRAM domain-containing protein At1g03370-like isoform X2 — its product is MKLFVHVIEARGLPVMNMNGSCDPYVRLQLGGRRSKTKVIKKNLNPFWDEKFSFLVGELSEELTVSVLNEDKYFNNDFLGKVKVSLLKVLDAENLSLGTAWYQLQPKNKKSKNKKRGEICLTIQLSPRNTILDDSSIVSQAPSTDLASSSETSQPIREAPLCTSSGGKIDSNSLMDLEETRATKENKSNTTSFVELLSQMFRGKNAESVPLAENRDLDSLEQSEGTSTKADVCADSADNVPCENKFEELLETMASKCLGSDMPGHLPGGILLDQSYAIAPGDLNSLLFSPDSNVRKSFAELQGTTDLQREPWRLLNGESSLKRVLTYTKAATKLIKSVRATEEQTYLNADGKQFAVLASVSIPDVPCGSYFKTEILYLIKPGPQLPSANQSSHLIISWRLNFLQSTMMKGMIESGAKQGLTESFAQFADILSKHVKPVALDDSSCSIEKNLVLPEIKRESSLGLAFQFLRNFTVLLSLFVGLYVCAHILIAKPGTVQGLEFVGLDLPDSFTELLVSAVLTLQGQYVLEVIGRFLRARKHNGSDHGVKAQGDGWLLTVALIEGSNIGGAYSCGFSDPYVVFTCNGKTKTSTIKFQAANPVWNEIYEFDAMDDPPSRMEVAVYDFDGPLDEAISLGHGEVNFVKSNLSKLADIWIPLQGKFAQACQSKLRLRIFLSNSRGNGVVTDYLTKMEKEVGKKINLRSPQTNSAFQKLFGLPQEEFLINDFSCHLKRKMPLQGRLFLSSRIIGFYTNIFGHKTKFFFLWDDIDDIQVIPPSLANVGSPSMIIVLWQGRGMDAKHGAKEIDQDGRLKFHFQSFVSFNVASRTTMALWKARSLSPEQKVQLVEEESEAKHFQSEESGSCLGFEDVKTFEIFADGLPMAASFLMNIFEGGPLEQKIMHKVGCLDYSATQWQPVKLDVWQRRISYKFDGNLSRFEGEVTSTQQKFPLPNRNGWIVEEVVSLQDLLLGDCFCVCASAILSFSSLAFLKFSS
- the LOC135671840 gene encoding C2 and GRAM domain-containing protein At1g03370-like isoform X3, which codes for MKLFVHVIEARGLPVMNMNGSCDPYVRLQLGGRRSKTKVIKKNLNPFWDEKFSFLVGELSEELTVSVLNEDKYFNNDFLGKVKVSLLKVLDAENLSLGTAWYQLQPKNKKSKNKKRGEICLTIQLSPRNTILDDSSIVSQAPSTDLASSSETSQPIREAPLCTSSGGKIDSNSLMDLEETRATKENKSNTTSFVELLSQMFRGKNAESVPLAENRDLDSLEQSEGTSTKADVCADSADNVPCENKFEELLETMASKCLGSDMPGHLPGGILLDQSYAIAPGDLNSLLFSPDSNVRKSFAELQGTTDLQREPWRLLNGESSLKRVLTYTKAATKLIKSVRATEEQTYLNADGKQFAVLASVSIPDVPCGSYFKTEILYLIKPGPQLPSANQSSHLIISWRLNFLQSTMMKGMIESGAKQGLTESFAQFADILSKHVKPVALDDSSCSIEKNLVLPEIKRESSLGLAFQFLRNFTVLLSLFVGLYVCAHILIAKPGTVQGLEFVGLDLPDSFTELLVSAVLTLQGQYVLEVIGRFLRARKHNGSDHGVKAQGDGWLLTVALIEGSNIGGAYSCGFSDPYVVFTCNGKTKTSTIKFQAANPVWNEIYEFDAMDDPPSRMEVAVYDFDGPLDEAISLGHGEVNFVKSNLSKLADIWIPLQGKFAQACQSKLRLRIFLSNSRGNGVVTDYLTKMEKEVGKKINLRSPQTNSAFQKLFGLPQEEFLINDFSCHLKRKMPLQGRLFLSSRIIGFYTNIFGHKTKFFFLWDDIDDIQVIPPSLANVGSPSMIIVLWQGRGMDAKHGAKEIDQDGRLKFHFQSFVSFNVASRTTMALWKARSLSPEQKVQLVEEESEAKHFQSEESGSCLGFEDVKTFEIFADGLPMALLLKYRIEDLPSVSKGCSVQASLGIAWLKSTKHRKKITKNIITDTSLRLKEIFSQVEKELQDGNQIL